In the Oncorhynchus gorbuscha isolate QuinsamMale2020 ecotype Even-year linkage group LG05, OgorEven_v1.0, whole genome shotgun sequence genome, one interval contains:
- the LOC124035173 gene encoding proline rich transmembrane protein 1B, giving the protein MDPVIQPPGRESQALSSGRTAVQEGNSGTQDLVGRTSLPVQTTHLSSNSDNVHTVCPPVPKADFTFAACPPYRAHSDSDGRLTREELLSQTDLAGGTPSTVYQPQISSVQPDMTASTPSEEPPPYSPPDPKMTYIIYPPQPPHYPGPPVIACQPGPNQPAFYQAQFMPSPSYPPNTIYMSGPPLGDEQPPLPKDYMVESLLVTIFCCLMSGLIALLYSYETRAALARGDMREAERASQKARLLVLFSLMFGVFVCVGWIIYVVISLCA; this is encoded by the exons TCATTCAACCACCCGGCCGTGAGAGCCAGGCCCTGTCCAGTGGGAGGACAGCAGTGCAGGAGGGAAACTCAGGAACCCAAGACCTTGTTGGACGTACAAGCTTACCTGTCCAAACCACTCATCTGTCATCCAACAGTGACAATGTCCACACTGTCTGTCCTCCAGTGCCTAAGGCAGACTTTACTTTTGCTGCCTGTCCGCCATACAGAGCTCACAGTGACAGTGATGGGAGGTTAACCAGGGAGGAGCTGCTAAGCCAGACAGACCTGGCAGGAGGGACACCCTCGACTGTGTATCAGCCACAGATCTCCTCGGTCCAACCAGACATGACAGCATCCACCCCATCAGAAGAGCCCCCACCCTACAGCCCACCTGACCCCAAGATGACCTATATTATCTATCCCCCACAACCACCTCACTACCCAGGACCCCCTGTCATAGCCTGCCAGCCAGGACCCAACCAGCCAGCCTTCTACCAGGCCCAGTTCATGCCTTCACCCAGCTACCCTCCCAACACCATA TACATGAGCGGCCCTCCACTGGGGGACGAGCAGCCTCCCCTGCCCAAGGACTACATGGTGGAGTCCCTGCTGGTCACCATCTTCTGCTGCCTTATGAGTGGCCTCATCGCCCTTTTGTACTCATATGAG ACCCGTGCTGCTCTGGCCAGAGGGGAcatgagggaggcagagagggctTCCCAGAAGGCCCGTTTGCTGGTGTTGTTCAGCCTGATGTTTGgggtgtttgtttgtgtgggaTGGATCATATATGTAGTGATATCTCTCTGTGCATAG